Within Pseudomonas tructae, the genomic segment TTACAGCAGGGCTTTGTCCTGACCCGGCATTGGCGCGACACCCCCGCCGGTACCGTGGTCGAGTTCTGGCTGGCCACCGATCAGGGCCCGCAGCGGGTGCGGCTGGCGCCGCAGACCTCGGTGGCGTTCATCCCCGCCGAGCAGCGTGAGCAGGCCGAAAGCGTGCTGCGCGGCGAGCGCGATGTCGAGTTGCGCGAACTGGCCCTGCGCGACTTCGAGCAGCGGCCGGTGTTGGGCCTGTACTGCCGCCAGCACCGCCAGTTGATCCAGCTGGAAAAACGCCTGCGCGCAAGCGGAGTGCAAATCTACGAAGCCGATGTACGCCCGCCCGAGCGCTACCTGATGGAGCGTTTCATTACCGCCCCGGTCAGTTTCAGCGGTACGCTCGAGGCCAGCGGCGTGTGGGTCGATGCCCAACTCAAGCCTGCCCCCGACTACCGCCCCACGCTCAAGCTGGTGTCGCTGGACATCGAAACCACCGAGCGCGGCGAGCTGTACTCCATTGCCCTTGAAGGCTGCGGCCAGCGCCAGGTGTATATGCTTAGCCCGGCCAATGGCGAGGCCGAGGGCGTGGACTTCGACCTCGAATACTGCGACAGCCGCAGCCAACTGCTCGAGCGCCTGAACGACTGGCTGGCCCTGCACGACCCCGATGCGATCATCGGCTGGAACCTGGTGCAGTTCGACCTGCGCGTGCTGCAGCACCACGCCACCCAGCTCAAGGTGCCGCTGCGCCTGGGGCGCGGCGGTGAGGCAATGGACTGGCGCGAGCACGGCAGCCGCGCGCACTTTTTTGCCGGTGCCGCCGGGCGTCTGATCATCGACGGTATCGAAGGGCTGCGCTCGGCGACCTGGAGCTTTCCCTCGTTCAGCCTGGAGAACGTCGCCCAGACCCTGCTCGGCGAAGGCAAGGCCATCGATACGCCGTACCAGCGCATGGATGAAATCAACCGCATGTTCGCCGAGGACAAGCCGGCCCTGGCCCGCTACAACCTCAAGGACTGCGAGCTGGTGACGCGGATTTTCGCCAAGACTGAGCTGCTGACCTTCCTGCTGGAGCGGGCCACGGTCACCGGTTTGCCGGCCGATCGCAGCGGCGGCTCGGTGGCGGCGTTCTGTCACCTGTACATGCCGCTGATGCACCGTCAGGGTTTCGTCGCGCCGAACCAGGGCGAGCGTCCGGAAGAGGCCAGCCCTGGTGGCTTTGTCATGGACTCGCGGCCGGGGTTGTACGAGTCGGTGCTGGTGCTCGACTACAAGAGCCTGTATCCGTCGATTATCCGCACCTTCCTGATCGACCCGCTGGGGCTGATCGAAGGCTTGCGCGAGCCGGGCTTTGAGAGCTCGGTGCCGGGCTTTCGCGGCGCGTTCTTCTCGCGTACCCGGCACTGCCTGCCGGCCATTGTCGAGCGGGTCTGGCAGGGCCGCGAGACGGCCAAGCGCGAACACAACGCGCCGCTGTCCCAGGCGCTGAAGATCATCATGAACGCCTTTTACGGCGTGCTCGGTTCCAGTGGCTGCCGCTTCTTCGACCCGCGCCTGGCCTCATCGATCACGATGCGCGGCCACGAGATCATGCGCCGCACCCGTGAGCTGATCGAGGCCCGGGGTTATGCGGTGATCTACGGCGACACCGACTCCACCTTCGTCTGGCTCAAGGGCGCCCACGGCGAAGCGGACGCGGCGCGTATCGGCCGTGAGCTGGTGCAGCAGGTCAACCAGTGGTGGCGCGAGCATCTGCGCGAGAGCTTCGGCCTGGACAGTGCCCTGGAGCTGCAGTACGAGACCCACTACAAGCGCTTCTTGATGCCGACCATTCGCGGTGCCGAGGAGGGCAGCAAGAAGCGTTACGCCGGCCTGGTGCGGCGTGGCGAGGGGCATGAAGAAATGGTTTTCAAGGGCCTGGAAAGCGTGCGCACCGACTGGTCGCCACTGGCCCGGCAGTTCCAGCAGGAGCTATACGAGCGGATCTTCAAGCGCCAGCCGTACCAGCAGTACTTGCGCGAATATGTGCGCAAGACCCTGGCCGGCGAGCAGGATGAACTGCTGATCTACCGCAAGCGCCTGCGCCGGCCGCTGGCCGACTACCAGCGCAACGTGCCGCCGCACGTGCGTGCGGCGCGCCTGGCCGACGACTTCAACGATCGCCAGGGCCGGCCGCGGCAGTACCAGAATGGTGGGTGGATCAGCTACGTGATTACCCTGGCCGGGCCTGAGCCGTTGGAGACGCGGCATTCGGCGATCGACTACGACCACTACCTGACCCGGCAACTGCAGCCGGTGGCGGATGCGATTCTGCCGTTCGTGGAGGATGACTTCACGACGCTGATCGATCGGCAGATGGGGCTGTTCTAGCGAACCCTGTGGGAGATTCTATGGTCTATGGAAAGGCCTCATTGTGGGAGCAACTGCCTTGCACAGCTTTTTCAAAGCTGGAGAGATCCCTGTGGGAGCAGCCCCCTGTCTCATTGAGCCCACACCACCCTCAGCAACGCCACCATCAACCACGCCGTCGCCGCCAGCGCGGTAATGGTGCGCACATGGTTCCAGCGCTTCCACACCCGCGCATAGCTGGGCCAGGCGCTGGCCGCCTCGCTGCTGGCCGGGTCCAGGCGTGCCAGGCTCTGGTTGCGCGGCACGTTGAAGAGCAAGGTCACCAGCACATTGCCAAGCAGGTACAGGCCGCTGCCAATGCCGATGCACAGGCTGCCGGGCAGTGGCCAGCGCAGCCAGGCCCAGCTCAGCAGCACCGCGCACGTCACGCCGGTGCCCAGAAACAGCGCAAGGAACAGGCGGTTGAGCACCACCTGGTTGATCGACTGCATGGCGCTGACCGCACTCTGCGCCGGGATGCGCTCCAGGGCTTGCATGACGAAGTTGGAAAAGGCGAAGAACAACCCGCCCATCAACCCGCAGCCCAGGGCCGTGACAAGGATCAGCAGTAACAGCAGGGTGTCAGCAACGCTCATGGTAAAGGCCTTTTTCCAGGGTGGTCTACGGGCATGGCTGACGGCCTTCAGCTATCCTCAGAATCGGATGACAGGCCTTTCGGCATGCCTCCAAGGTCGCACTTGGTAATCGGAAGTTACCTTTGCCTTGCCCACTCATCTGGCCCTGTAGTTTAGGCTCGCAACCCGAATCTTTCGTCGCGATATGTAGTCTTTGATACATGGAAATTGAAAGGAGATGCGCATGCTTGTTCGGTCACTGACCCTCGCCGCCTTGTTGGCCGTTGTTGCCGGTCCTGCCCTCGCTGCCGAGAGCGACGACCCCTTGGCCCAGGACCTGAACAAGGCGCGTCCCTTGATTGTCCTTGCCCCCAGCACCGCCGACCCGACCTTGCGCGGATTGAACGAGGCCTTGAAAGATCCGGCCACCAAGGCTGCCTTTGAGGAGCGCAAGCTGGTGATCTACAGCGTCGCCGGCATGATCGGCAAACGCGATGACAAGTTTCTGGATCAACAGGCGACCATGGCGCTGATCCGCCAGTTCAAGTTCAGCGCCCGGGATACGGTGGTCACCCAGGTGGTACTGGTGGGCAAGGATGGTGAACAGCACCGCATAGAACACACCGGTACAGTTGAGCCCAAGGCGATTTTCGACGCGGTCGACCAGTTGCCAGCCGCAGAGAAAGCCATCGTGGCGCCGACCGTTGCCGAGCAGAAAGCCGACGCGGCAACGGCCAAGGACGCCAAACCAGGCAAGGAGGGCAAACCGGCCAAGCCGGCAAAACCTGCCAAGCCCCTGCCACCACCCAAGCCCCTGGAAGATTGAGCCACTAACTTCCAGTCTTGACCTTGCTCCACACCCGGGTGCGTATGCGTTCAAATTTGAGCGGCAATGGCTCCAGGGCGAACAGCGTATCCAGCACCGCCTGGGGCGGGTACACCGAGGGGTTGTCGCGGATCTTCGCATTCACCAGTGGAGCGGCGTCCTTGTTGGCGTTGGGGTAGCCCAGGTAGTTGGTCGAGGCGGCGATCACCTCGGGGCGCAGCATGTAGTCGATAAAGGCCAGGCCTTGTTGCGGGTTGGGCGCATCCTTGAGCAGGACCATGCTTTCCAGCCAGAACGGTGCGCCTTCGCGGGGGATGCTGTAGCGGATATCGCGGCCGTTCTTGGCGTTGTCGGCGGCGAGCCTTGCGTCGAATACGCCACCCGACCAGCCCAGCACCACGCAGACGTTGCCGTTGGCCAGGTCCGAGATAAAGCGCGAAGAGTCGAAGTAGGCGATGTGCGGGCGCACCTTGAGCAGCAGCGCCTCGGCCTTGCGGTAGTCCTCGGGGTTCTTGCTGTTGTAGGGCAGGCCCAGGTAGTGCAGGGCGATGGGGATGATCTCGTTGGGCGCATCGAGCATGGCCACGCCACAGTCGGCCAGTTTGGCGATGTTTTCCTCCTTGAAGATCAGGTCCCAGGAATTGAGCGGTGCATCGCTGCCCAGGCGCGCCTTGACCTTGTCGACGTCGTAGCCCAGGCCCGTGGTACCCCACAAGTACGGTGCGGCGAAGCGGTTACCGGGGTCGTTGACCTGCAGTTTGGCGAGGAGCTGCGGGTCCAGGTGCGGCAGGTTGGGCAACTGGCTGCGGTCGAGTTCGGCCAGCACCCCGGCCTTGATCAGGTTGGGCAACAGGTCGCCACTGGCGAACACCACGTCATAGCCGCTGCGCCCGGCCATCAGCTTGCTCTGCATCACATCGCTGTTGTCGAACACGTCATACACCGGGGCGATACCCGAAGCCTGCTGGAACTCCTTGGTGGTGTTGGGGGCGATGTAGTCGTACCAGTTGTAGATGTGCACGCTGGGCGCGGCAGCCTGGGCGGCGGCGAGGTTCAGCAGCGCGGCCAGGGCCAGGGGCAGGCGGCGGATCGACTTCATGGGGGCACTCCGGGATCTTGTTGTTGTAAGAGGCAGCGCTCAGGGAATCAGCAGTTCGCGGCGACCATCGGCGTGGTCGAGGCGCTGGCCGGGCAGTTGCAGGCGGCGGTCGGCCAGGTAGTCGTAGGCACGGCGAGCGTGGTCGAGTTGCGCAAGGTCCAGTTCGATGACCTGCCGACAAGCTTCGCGCCCGGCCTCGAACAGCAGGCGCCCATGGGGGTCGACCACGGCGCTGCCACCGGCGAACACCAGGTTGTCATCGCCAGCGCCGACGCGGTTGACCATCAGGGCGAAAGCCTGGTTCTCCTGGGCGCGGGCCATGATCGCGGTGCGGTGCACCGGGCCGTAGGGGTCCATGTTGCCGTTGCTGACCACGATCAGATCGACGCCCAGTTGCGCCAGGGCGCGGCTGCTTTCCGGCAACTCGATGTCGTAGCAAATCAGCAGACCAATACGCAGGCCTTTCCAGCGGGTCGTGGCGTAGCGATCACCGGCAGTGAACAGGCCGCGTTCCGAAGGCCACAGGTGGGTCTTGCGGTAGTGCAGGGCGATGCCTTCGGGGGTCAGCAACAGGGAGGTGTTGTAGTAGTGGCCGTCGGCT encodes:
- a CDS encoding DUF4174 domain-containing protein, with product MLVRSLTLAALLAVVAGPALAAESDDPLAQDLNKARPLIVLAPSTADPTLRGLNEALKDPATKAAFEERKLVIYSVAGMIGKRDDKFLDQQATMALIRQFKFSARDTVVTQVVLVGKDGEQHRIEHTGTVEPKAIFDAVDQLPAAEKAIVAPTVAEQKADAATAKDAKPGKEGKPAKPAKPAKPLPPPKPLED
- a CDS encoding polyamine ABC transporter substrate-binding protein, with translation MKSIRRLPLALAALLNLAAAQAAAPSVHIYNWYDYIAPNTTKEFQQASGIAPVYDVFDNSDVMQSKLMAGRSGYDVVFASGDLLPNLIKAGVLAELDRSQLPNLPHLDPQLLAKLQVNDPGNRFAAPYLWGTTGLGYDVDKVKARLGSDAPLNSWDLIFKEENIAKLADCGVAMLDAPNEIIPIALHYLGLPYNSKNPEDYRKAEALLLKVRPHIAYFDSSRFISDLANGNVCVVLGWSGGVFDARLAADNAKNGRDIRYSIPREGAPFWLESMVLLKDAPNPQQGLAFIDYMLRPEVIAASTNYLGYPNANKDAAPLVNAKIRDNPSVYPPQAVLDTLFALEPLPLKFERIRTRVWSKVKTGS
- a CDS encoding anthrone oxygenase family protein, producing MSVADTLLLLLILVTALGCGLMGGLFFAFSNFVMQALERIPAQSAVSAMQSINQVVLNRLFLALFLGTGVTCAVLLSWAWLRWPLPGSLCIGIGSGLYLLGNVLVTLLFNVPRNQSLARLDPASSEAASAWPSYARVWKRWNHVRTITALAATAWLMVALLRVVWAQ
- a CDS encoding carbon-nitrogen hydrolase family protein — its product is MKIELIQLAGRDGDTAYNLQRTLEAIANCAADTDLLVFPETQLMGFANAEQLPEVAEAVDGPSVAAVLQALRERDVAAVIGLAEKADGHYYNTSLLLTPEGIALHYRKTHLWPSERGLFTAGDRYATTRWKGLRIGLLICYDIELPESSRALAQLGVDLIVVSNGNMDPYGPVHRTAIMARAQENQAFALMVNRVGAGDDNLVFAGGSAVVDPHGRLLFEAGREACRQVIELDLAQLDHARRAYDYLADRRLQLPGQRLDHADGRRELLIP
- a CDS encoding DNA polymerase II; amino-acid sequence: MELQQGFVLTRHWRDTPAGTVVEFWLATDQGPQRVRLAPQTSVAFIPAEQREQAESVLRGERDVELRELALRDFEQRPVLGLYCRQHRQLIQLEKRLRASGVQIYEADVRPPERYLMERFITAPVSFSGTLEASGVWVDAQLKPAPDYRPTLKLVSLDIETTERGELYSIALEGCGQRQVYMLSPANGEAEGVDFDLEYCDSRSQLLERLNDWLALHDPDAIIGWNLVQFDLRVLQHHATQLKVPLRLGRGGEAMDWREHGSRAHFFAGAAGRLIIDGIEGLRSATWSFPSFSLENVAQTLLGEGKAIDTPYQRMDEINRMFAEDKPALARYNLKDCELVTRIFAKTELLTFLLERATVTGLPADRSGGSVAAFCHLYMPLMHRQGFVAPNQGERPEEASPGGFVMDSRPGLYESVLVLDYKSLYPSIIRTFLIDPLGLIEGLREPGFESSVPGFRGAFFSRTRHCLPAIVERVWQGRETAKREHNAPLSQALKIIMNAFYGVLGSSGCRFFDPRLASSITMRGHEIMRRTRELIEARGYAVIYGDTDSTFVWLKGAHGEADAARIGRELVQQVNQWWREHLRESFGLDSALELQYETHYKRFLMPTIRGAEEGSKKRYAGLVRRGEGHEEMVFKGLESVRTDWSPLARQFQQELYERIFKRQPYQQYLREYVRKTLAGEQDELLIYRKRLRRPLADYQRNVPPHVRAARLADDFNDRQGRPRQYQNGGWISYVITLAGPEPLETRHSAIDYDHYLTRQLQPVADAILPFVEDDFTTLIDRQMGLF